A region from the Dioscorea cayenensis subsp. rotundata cultivar TDr96_F1 unplaced genomic scaffold, TDr96_F1_v2_PseudoChromosome.rev07_lg8_w22 25.fasta BLBR01001520.1, whole genome shotgun sequence genome encodes:
- the LOC120256589 gene encoding transcription factor bHLH110-like has product MDHLQANLDVLASATKFGRSFSQCSLNNNMALFKEHSPSHELEHFQEPNQVLSNGYHNKISSLVPGAAAVSQTVNKKPRMEQRSSFSPFKVRKEKLGDRIAALQQLVSPFGKTDTASVLMEAIGYIKFLQDQVETLSVPYMRSSGNKKLKPMHGGALVCVEEKEEPKPDLRSRGLCLVPLSCTSYVTNDNGGLWSPPNFRGGT; this is encoded by the exons ATGGATCATTTACAGGCTAATTTGGATGTCTTGGCTTCAGCTACTAAGTTTGGCAGGAGTTTTTCACAGTGCTCTCTCAATAACAATATGGCATTGTTCAAAGAACACTCACCATCTCATGAGCTTGAGCATTTTCAAGAACCAAACCAAGTTCTATCCAATGGATATCACAATAAG ATATCATCTTTAGTTCCTGGAGCTGCAGCAGTATCTCAAACAGTAAACAAAAAACCACGCATGGAGCAGcgttcttctttctctcctttCAAG gTAAGGAAGGAGAAGCTTGGAGACAGAATTGCAGCACTTCAACAATTGGTGTCACCTTTTGGCAAA ACAGACACAGCTTCAGTGTTGATGGAGGCAATTGGTTACATTAAATTTCTCCAAGATCAAGTTGAG ACATTGAGTGTTCCCTACATGAGATCTTCAGGAAATAAGAAACTAAAGCCAATGCATGGAGGG GCTTTGGTTTGCGtcgaagaaaaagaagagcCGAAACCAGATCTTCGAAGCCGAGGCCTCTGTCTTGTGCCATTGTCTTGCACATCATATGTCACAAATGATAATGGTGGCCTCTGGTCACCACCAAACTTCAGAGGAGGAACTTga